A single genomic interval of Variovorax sp. PMC12 harbors:
- the hyi gene encoding hydroxypyruvate isomerase has product MPKFAANLTMLFTELPFMQRFEAAAEAGFKGVEYLFPYAFEKKELAAALRANGLQQVLHNLPAGDWDKGERGIACHPERTGEFAEGIAMAIDYASALGCPQVNCLIGKVPPGADINVVNRTVIDNLRLAARELEAAGLRLLIEPINSFDIPGFFLTRTDQALALIEAVGSSNLRVQYDIYHAQRMEGELGNTLSKHLAQIGHIQLADNPGRGEPGTGEINYPWLFRHIDSLGYDGWIGCEYKPRTDTVNGLGWRESLTQQQ; this is encoded by the coding sequence ATGCCCAAATTCGCAGCCAACCTCACGATGCTCTTCACCGAGCTGCCCTTCATGCAACGCTTCGAAGCCGCCGCCGAGGCGGGCTTCAAGGGCGTGGAGTACCTGTTCCCCTATGCCTTCGAGAAGAAGGAGCTCGCAGCCGCCTTGCGCGCCAACGGCCTGCAGCAGGTGCTGCACAACCTGCCGGCCGGCGACTGGGACAAGGGCGAGCGCGGCATCGCCTGCCATCCGGAGCGCACCGGCGAGTTTGCCGAAGGCATCGCGATGGCCATCGACTACGCGAGCGCACTCGGCTGCCCGCAGGTCAACTGCCTGATCGGCAAGGTGCCGCCGGGCGCCGACATCAACGTTGTCAACCGCACGGTGATCGACAACCTGCGCCTGGCCGCGCGCGAACTGGAGGCCGCGGGCCTGCGCCTGCTGATCGAGCCGATCAACAGCTTCGACATTCCGGGCTTCTTCCTCACGCGCACCGACCAGGCGCTGGCGCTGATCGAGGCGGTCGGCTCGTCCAACCTGCGGGTGCAGTACGACATCTATCACGCGCAGCGCATGGAGGGCGAACTCGGCAACACGCTCTCGAAGCACCTGGCGCAGATCGGCCACATCCAGCTGGCCGACAACCCCGGACGCGGCGAGCCGGGTACGGGCGAGATCAACTACCCGTGGCTGTTCCGGCACATCGATTCGCTCGGCTACGACGGCTGGATCGGCTGCGAATACAAGCCGCGCACCGACACCGTCAACGGCCTCGGCTGGCGCGAGTCACTCACGCAACAGCAATAA
- the gcl gene encoding glyoxylate carboligase: MAKMTAVQAAVLVMEKEGVTQAFGVPGAAINPLYSALRQRGSIAHILARHVEGASHMAEGYTRAVAGNIGVCIGTSGPAGTDMITGLYSAWADSIPILCITGQAPRARLYKEDFQAVDIESISKPVTKWSVTVREPGQVPQVFQQAFHLMRSGRPGPVLIDLPFDVQMAKIEFDIDAYQPLTPYKPAATRAQIEKAIGMLNAAERPLIVAGGGVINADAADLLVRFAEATGVPVIPTLMAWGAIADDHPLMAGMCGLQTSHRYGNATMLASDFVLGIGNRWANRHTGSVDVYTRGRTFVHVDIEPTQIGRVFTPDFGIVSDAKAALELFVQVAEEMKAAGKLPSRVTWAGECRERKRTMLRKTNFDDVPMKPQRVYQCMNNHLDRDTCYVSTIGLSQIAAAQFLHVYNPRHWINCGQAGPLGWTIPAALGVRAADPTRKIVALSGDYDFQFMIEELAVGAQFKLPYLHIVVNNSYLGLIRQAQRGFEMDYCVQLAFDNINASADSGIERGYGVDHMKVVEGLGCKAIRVRKQEEMAPAIERAEALMAEFQVPVVIEVMLERVTNIAMGTEIDAINEFEPLAESTADAPTALAVAMLD, from the coding sequence ATGGCAAAGATGACAGCGGTCCAGGCCGCGGTTCTGGTGATGGAAAAGGAAGGCGTGACGCAGGCCTTCGGCGTGCCGGGCGCGGCAATCAACCCGCTGTACTCGGCGCTGCGCCAGCGCGGCAGCATCGCGCACATCCTGGCGCGCCACGTGGAGGGCGCCTCGCACATGGCCGAGGGCTACACCCGCGCGGTGGCCGGCAACATCGGCGTGTGCATCGGCACTTCGGGCCCGGCGGGCACCGACATGATCACGGGCCTGTACTCGGCGTGGGCCGACTCCATTCCCATTCTTTGCATCACCGGCCAGGCGCCGCGCGCGCGGCTCTACAAGGAGGACTTCCAGGCGGTGGACATCGAGTCGATCTCCAAGCCCGTCACCAAGTGGTCGGTCACGGTGCGCGAGCCCGGCCAGGTGCCGCAGGTCTTCCAGCAGGCCTTCCATCTGATGCGCTCGGGCCGCCCCGGGCCGGTGCTGATCGACTTGCCGTTCGACGTGCAGATGGCGAAGATCGAATTCGACATCGACGCCTACCAGCCGCTCACACCGTACAAGCCCGCCGCCACGCGCGCGCAGATCGAGAAGGCCATCGGCATGCTGAACGCGGCCGAGCGCCCGCTGATCGTGGCCGGCGGCGGCGTCATCAATGCCGATGCGGCCGACCTGCTGGTGCGCTTTGCCGAGGCCACCGGCGTGCCGGTGATTCCCACGCTGATGGCATGGGGCGCCATCGCCGACGACCATCCGCTGATGGCCGGCATGTGCGGCCTGCAGACCAGCCACCGCTACGGCAACGCGACCATGCTCGCCAGCGACTTCGTGCTGGGCATCGGCAACCGCTGGGCCAACCGGCACACCGGCTCGGTCGACGTCTACACCAGGGGCCGCACCTTCGTGCACGTGGACATCGAGCCCACGCAGATCGGCCGCGTGTTCACGCCCGACTTCGGCATCGTGTCGGACGCCAAGGCGGCGCTCGAGCTCTTCGTGCAGGTGGCCGAGGAGATGAAGGCCGCGGGCAAGCTGCCGAGCCGCGTCACCTGGGCCGGCGAATGCCGCGAGCGCAAGAGGACGATGCTGCGCAAGACCAATTTCGACGACGTGCCGATGAAGCCGCAGCGCGTGTACCAGTGCATGAACAACCACCTGGACCGCGACACCTGCTACGTGAGCACCATCGGCCTGTCGCAGATCGCGGCCGCGCAGTTCCTGCACGTGTACAACCCGCGCCACTGGATCAACTGCGGCCAGGCCGGCCCGCTAGGCTGGACCATTCCCGCCGCGCTGGGCGTGCGCGCCGCCGACCCCACGCGCAAGATCGTCGCGCTCTCGGGCGACTACGACTTCCAGTTCATGATCGAAGAGCTGGCCGTGGGGGCGCAGTTCAAGCTGCCGTACCTGCACATCGTGGTCAACAACTCCTACCTCGGGCTGATCCGCCAGGCGCAGCGCGGCTTCGAGATGGACTACTGCGTGCAGCTCGCGTTCGACAACATCAACGCATCGGCCGACAGCGGCATCGAGCGCGGCTACGGCGTGGACCACATGAAGGTGGTCGAGGGCCTGGGATGCAAGGCGATCCGCGTGCGCAAACAGGAAGAGATGGCACCCGCCATCGAGCGCGCCGAAGCGCTCATGGCCGAGTTCCAGGTGCCCGTGGTGATCGAGGTGATGCTGGAGCGCGTGACCAACATCGCGATGGGCACCGAGATCGACGCCATCAACGAATTCGAACCGCTGGCCGAGAGCACGGCCGACGCACCCACGGCCCTTGCCGTGGCAATGCTGGATTGA
- a CDS encoding 2-hydroxy-3-oxopropionate reductase produces MATQQKIGFIGLGIMGAPMAGHLLDAGHQLFVNTHGNTPEPFVSKATICASGAEVARQADIIFIMVPDTPDVEKVLFGEPGKEGVAAGLKDSHGKIVVDCSSIDPIATKDFARRITSLGAGYIDAPVSGGEVGAKAASLTIMCGGDEGTFGRVKPLLDRMGKNVTLVGGAGDGQVCKVANQIIVALNIAAVSEALVFASKAGADPAKVRQALMGGFASSRILEVHGERMIKRTFAPGFRISLHQKDLNLAMQSARTLGVSLPQTANAAQLMNACAALGYGQLDHSALVKALEALAQHTVSPD; encoded by the coding sequence ATGGCAACCCAGCAAAAAATCGGATTCATCGGCCTCGGCATCATGGGCGCGCCCATGGCGGGCCACCTGCTCGACGCCGGCCACCAGCTGTTCGTGAACACGCACGGCAACACGCCGGAGCCCTTCGTGTCGAAGGCCACCATCTGCGCCTCGGGCGCCGAGGTGGCGCGGCAGGCCGACATCATCTTCATCATGGTTCCGGACACGCCCGACGTGGAGAAGGTGCTGTTCGGCGAACCCGGCAAGGAAGGCGTGGCCGCCGGCCTGAAGGACTCGCACGGCAAGATCGTGGTGGACTGCAGCTCCATCGACCCGATCGCGACGAAAGACTTCGCGCGCCGCATCACGTCGCTGGGCGCCGGCTACATCGACGCGCCGGTCTCCGGCGGCGAAGTGGGCGCCAAGGCCGCGAGCCTCACCATCATGTGCGGCGGCGACGAAGGCACCTTCGGCCGCGTGAAGCCGCTGCTCGACAGGATGGGCAAGAACGTGACGCTGGTGGGCGGCGCGGGTGACGGCCAGGTCTGCAAGGTGGCCAACCAGATCATCGTGGCGCTGAACATCGCAGCCGTGAGCGAAGCGCTGGTGTTCGCCTCGAAGGCCGGCGCCGATCCCGCCAAGGTGCGGCAGGCGCTGATGGGCGGCTTTGCCAGCTCGCGCATTCTCGAAGTGCACGGCGAGCGGATGATCAAGCGCACCTTCGCGCCGGGGTTCCGCATCTCGCTGCACCAGAAGGACCTGAACCTGGCGATGCAGAGCGCGCGCACGCTGGGCGTGTCGCTGCCGCAGACGGCCAATGCGGCGCAACTCATGAACGCATGCGCGGCGCTGGGCTATGGCCAGCTGGACCACTCGGCGCTGGTCAAGGCGCTCGAGGCGCTTGCTCAGCACACTGTTTCGCCGGACTGA
- a CDS encoding NAD(P)/FAD-dependent oxidoreductase, with amino-acid sequence MTPGPFTSTDPDVVVIGGGPSGSTVAALLADKGHDVVLIEKAQHPRFHIGESLLPMNMPLFDRLGVRTEVEAIGLRKHGAEFVSPWHDHSSHFDFGQAMDKSFPYAVHVRRSEFDELLFRHAGKRGARTFEGQRVMGVDMDAGKGTPDNRPLVKVKADDGAETSWRPRFVIDASGRDTLLSNQFDAKQRNRKHASAALYGHFANAERRPGRFEGNISLFWFDHGWFWYIPLKDGTVSVGAVASPAYFKRRKGSLEEFLMETIALAPKLAARLKNATLMEGATSTGNYAYDSKFCRGDRFMMVGDAYAFVDPMFSSGVYLAMNSGFEAATAADHWLKGEAREAERAFRHYEKVMKRGPKMFSWFIYRITSPAIRRLFMAPRNIWRMQEALLSILAGDLFRDTPIGPRFWGFKVTYYASCLGILPQAVKTWAWRRRNLKESLDAVKT; translated from the coding sequence ATGACACCCGGACCTTTCACAAGCACCGACCCTGACGTCGTCGTCATCGGCGGCGGCCCTTCGGGTTCGACCGTGGCGGCCCTGCTGGCCGACAAGGGCCACGACGTGGTGCTGATCGAGAAAGCCCAGCACCCGCGCTTCCACATCGGCGAGTCGCTGCTGCCGATGAACATGCCGCTGTTCGACCGCCTGGGGGTGCGCACCGAGGTCGAGGCCATCGGCCTGCGCAAGCACGGCGCCGAGTTCGTCTCGCCCTGGCACGACCACAGCAGCCATTTCGACTTCGGACAGGCGATGGACAAGAGTTTTCCCTACGCCGTGCACGTGCGCCGTTCGGAATTCGACGAGCTGCTGTTCCGCCATGCCGGCAAACGGGGCGCGCGCACCTTCGAGGGGCAGCGCGTCATGGGCGTGGACATGGATGCGGGCAAGGGCACGCCCGACAACCGGCCGCTGGTGAAGGTCAAGGCCGACGACGGCGCCGAGACCAGCTGGCGCCCGCGCTTCGTGATCGATGCGAGCGGGCGCGACACACTGCTGTCGAACCAGTTCGACGCCAAGCAGCGCAACCGAAAGCATGCGAGCGCCGCGCTCTACGGGCACTTTGCCAACGCCGAGCGCCGGCCCGGCCGCTTCGAGGGCAACATCTCGCTGTTCTGGTTCGACCATGGCTGGTTCTGGTACATCCCGCTGAAGGACGGCACGGTGAGCGTGGGCGCGGTGGCGTCGCCGGCCTACTTCAAGCGCCGCAAGGGTTCGCTCGAGGAGTTCCTGATGGAGACCATCGCGCTGGCGCCCAAGCTGGCGGCGCGGCTGAAGAACGCCACGCTGATGGAAGGCGCCACCTCCACCGGCAACTACGCCTACGACTCGAAGTTCTGCCGCGGCGACCGCTTCATGATGGTCGGCGACGCCTATGCCTTCGTCGATCCGATGTTCTCGTCGGGCGTGTACTTGGCGATGAACAGCGGCTTCGAGGCCGCCACCGCGGCCGACCACTGGCTCAAGGGCGAGGCGAGGGAAGCCGAGCGCGCCTTCCGCCACTACGAGAAGGTCATGAAGCGCGGGCCGAAGATGTTCTCGTGGTTCATCTACCGCATCACCTCGCCGGCCATCCGCCGGCTGTTCATGGCGCCGCGCAACATCTGGCGCATGCAGGAGGCGTTGCTGTCCATCCTGGCGGGCGACCTGTTCCGCGACACGCCCATCGGGCCGCGCTTCTGGGGCTTCAAGGTGACGTACTACGCGTCATGCCTCGGCATCCTGCCGCAGGCCGTGAAGACCTGGGCGTGGCGCCGGCGCAATCTGAAAGAGTCTCTCGACGCGGTGAAGACCTGA